One segment of Arcanobacterium phocae DNA contains the following:
- a CDS encoding L-serine ammonia-lyase: protein MALSVFDLFSIGIGPSSSHTVGPMRAAAAFLAHLGDDICKVARVKCTLNGSLGATGVGHGTDRAVILGLLGEQPETVNPHAVAPAVADVQVTGIMKLGGIHDIAFSPGLDIVLDGLTELPGHPNGMRLEAWDTAGERIADHVYYSVGGGFIVSGDDVSPTDPVVCETTNVPFPYLTAADLMAHCQREGMSIADIAYANELTMHTAEEIDRQLRNVWEVMQECVEHGATSEGRLPGGLQVLRRAPALYRKLTSESSTDPLRTLDWVAFYALAVNEENAAGGRIVTAPTNGAAGIIPAVLHYYRDFIDGANWEGVKTFLLTSAAIGMIFKNTASISGAEVGCQGEVGSACSMAAAGCAAIMGGTPQQVENAAEIAMEHNLGLTCDPIGGLVQVPCIERNAIAAVKAITAARTAMNGDGSHVVSLDDVIVTMRETGLDMQAKYKETALGGLAVHAGVPVNVVEC, encoded by the coding sequence ATGGCGTTAAGTGTATTTGACTTGTTTTCTATTGGCATCGGCCCATCGTCTTCGCACACTGTAGGACCAATGCGTGCTGCCGCGGCGTTTTTAGCACATTTGGGTGACGATATCTGCAAGGTTGCACGTGTGAAATGTACTCTTAACGGGTCGCTGGGTGCTACTGGGGTCGGGCATGGTACAGACCGCGCGGTCATCTTAGGCCTGTTGGGTGAACAACCGGAAACGGTTAATCCACATGCGGTAGCCCCGGCAGTCGCAGATGTACAAGTCACCGGGATAATGAAATTAGGCGGAATCCACGACATCGCTTTTTCGCCAGGACTGGATATAGTTCTTGATGGTCTAACTGAGCTACCTGGTCACCCAAACGGGATGAGATTGGAAGCTTGGGATACTGCTGGCGAACGTATTGCCGACCACGTCTATTATTCGGTTGGAGGCGGTTTTATCGTTTCAGGCGACGACGTCTCCCCTACCGATCCGGTTGTTTGCGAGACAACAAATGTTCCTTTTCCCTATTTAACCGCTGCTGACCTTATGGCGCATTGCCAACGCGAAGGGATGTCGATCGCCGATATTGCTTATGCAAATGAACTGACGATGCATACTGCGGAAGAGATCGACCGTCAATTGCGTAATGTTTGGGAAGTTATGCAAGAATGCGTTGAACATGGTGCTACCTCCGAAGGTCGCCTTCCTGGTGGGTTACAGGTATTACGACGCGCACCTGCACTATATCGGAAACTCACCAGTGAATCTTCTACAGACCCATTACGTACCTTAGACTGGGTTGCTTTTTATGCACTTGCAGTTAACGAGGAGAATGCAGCTGGTGGGCGCATTGTTACAGCTCCGACCAACGGAGCAGCTGGCATTATCCCCGCAGTTTTGCACTATTACCGAGATTTTATCGACGGCGCAAACTGGGAAGGTGTCAAGACATTCTTGCTGACCTCCGCCGCGATCGGAATGATTTTCAAAAACACGGCTTCTATTTCAGGCGCAGAAGTCGGTTGTCAAGGTGAAGTTGGGTCAGCGTGCTCGATGGCAGCAGCTGGTTGCGCAGCAATTATGGGCGGGACTCCACAACAGGTTGAGAATGCTGCCGAAATCGCTATGGAGCATAATCTCGGCTTAACCTGCGACCCCATCGGTGGACTTGTGCAGGTGCCATGTATTGAACGCAATGCCATCGCAGCCGTCAAAGCAATCACGGCTGCGCGCACTGCAATGAATGGCGATGGATCACACGTGGTGTCACTCGATGATGTCATCGTTACTATGCGTGAAACTGGTTTAGATATGCAAGCCAAATACAAAGAGACAGCGCTTGGTGGATTAGCAGTTCATGCAGGAGTTCCTGTTAACGTTGTGGAATGTTAG
- the thrS gene encoding threonine--tRNA ligase has translation MKLYIDGEVQEFDSPITGVEYYAKQRTIVALRVDGVLKDLDTDLTALEEAATVEGVDISEPDGLNILRHSATHVLAQAVQNRFPDVNLGIGPFITDGFYYDFGNIDAVTPELLKQLEKDMMRIVKEGQRFVRRPIADDDARHELANQPYKLELISLKGGSDADRDQAADGASIEVGGAELTMYDNVRRNGDVVWTDLCRGPHLPTTKLIGNGFALTRSSAAYWRGDQSNDSLQRIYGTAWPSKDELRAYQERIAEAERRDHRKLGTELDLFSFPDEIGSGLAVFHPKGGIIRMEMENYSRQKHIEGNYSFVNTPHITKGNLFEVSGHLDFYADGMYPPMHMDEERDAEGNITKQGADYYLKPMNCPMHNLIYKSRGRSYRELPLRLFEFGTVYRNEASGVVHGLTRARGFTQDDAHIYCTRDQMKDELTRLLTFVLDLLKDYGLDDFYLELSTKNPKKFVGDADVWEESTRTLREVAEASGLELVPDPEGAAFYGPKISVQAKDALGRTWQMSTIQLDFNLPERFDLEYTGPDGERHRPVMIHRALFGSIERFFGVLTEHYAGAFPAWLAPVQVRCVPVADAFNDYLDDVAQKLRAHGVRVEVDKSVDRFPKKIRNASKDKVPFTLIAGGEDMEANAVSFRMRDGSQDNGVPVDEAVARIVDHIRNHTNQ, from the coding sequence GTGAAGCTCTATATTGATGGTGAAGTACAAGAATTTGATTCCCCAATCACTGGTGTTGAATATTATGCAAAGCAACGGACAATTGTTGCACTTCGAGTAGATGGGGTGTTGAAAGATCTAGATACTGATCTGACAGCATTAGAAGAAGCTGCCACCGTCGAAGGAGTGGATATTAGCGAGCCTGATGGTCTCAACATTCTGCGTCACTCGGCAACCCACGTTCTAGCACAAGCAGTGCAGAATCGTTTCCCGGATGTCAATCTCGGAATTGGTCCTTTTATTACCGATGGCTTCTACTACGATTTCGGCAATATCGACGCTGTCACTCCGGAGCTTCTTAAGCAACTGGAAAAAGACATGATGCGCATTGTTAAAGAAGGTCAACGGTTTGTTCGCCGTCCCATTGCCGACGACGACGCCCGCCACGAATTAGCCAACCAGCCATACAAACTCGAGCTTATTTCGCTCAAAGGTGGTTCTGATGCAGATCGTGATCAAGCTGCTGATGGTGCGTCCATCGAAGTTGGTGGCGCAGAATTAACGATGTACGACAACGTGCGTCGTAACGGCGACGTCGTCTGGACAGACTTATGTCGTGGACCGCATTTGCCCACGACTAAACTAATCGGAAACGGCTTTGCGCTTACCCGATCCTCGGCTGCTTATTGGCGTGGTGACCAATCGAATGATTCGTTACAACGCATCTACGGTACTGCCTGGCCGTCGAAGGACGAATTGCGGGCTTACCAAGAGCGTATTGCTGAAGCAGAGCGACGCGATCACCGCAAACTTGGTACAGAACTTGACCTTTTCTCGTTCCCTGATGAGATCGGTTCCGGTCTTGCTGTTTTCCATCCAAAGGGCGGCATTATCCGCATGGAAATGGAAAACTATTCGCGCCAAAAGCATATTGAAGGCAACTATTCATTCGTTAATACGCCGCACATCACTAAAGGCAATCTGTTCGAAGTTTCTGGACATCTCGATTTTTATGCCGATGGTATGTACCCACCCATGCACATGGATGAGGAACGCGATGCCGAAGGTAATATCACCAAGCAAGGCGCAGATTACTATCTCAAACCGATGAATTGCCCGATGCACAACCTCATCTACAAATCACGGGGACGCTCATACCGCGAATTGCCGTTGCGGTTGTTTGAATTCGGTACCGTTTACCGTAACGAAGCTTCCGGTGTGGTTCATGGGCTGACCCGTGCACGAGGCTTTACTCAAGACGATGCACACATTTACTGCACTCGTGACCAAATGAAAGACGAGTTAACTCGGTTGCTCACATTCGTTCTTGACTTGCTGAAGGACTATGGTCTAGACGATTTCTACCTCGAGTTATCGACGAAGAATCCCAAGAAGTTCGTTGGCGACGCCGACGTGTGGGAAGAGTCCACACGTACCTTGCGTGAAGTTGCTGAAGCATCTGGTCTCGAACTGGTGCCAGACCCAGAAGGCGCGGCTTTCTACGGGCCGAAGATTTCCGTTCAGGCTAAAGATGCACTTGGTCGTACCTGGCAGATGTCCACCATCCAGCTCGATTTCAACTTGCCGGAGCGGTTTGATCTAGAGTACACCGGACCTGATGGCGAACGTCATCGCCCAGTTATGATTCACCGTGCATTGTTCGGCTCGATTGAGCGCTTCTTCGGCGTCCTCACTGAACACTATGCGGGTGCGTTCCCGGCATGGCTTGCACCGGTTCAAGTACGCTGTGTACCAGTGGCTGACGCGTTTAACGATTATCTCGACGACGTTGCACAGAAGCTCCGCGCTCACGGTGTCCGCGTTGAGGTGGATAAGTCCGTTGATCGCTTCCCGAAGAAGATTCGTAACGCTTCCAAGGACAAGGTTCCATTCACCCTTATTGCTGGCGGCGAAGATATGGAAGCTAATGCTGTTTCGTTCCGAATGCGTGACGGTTCACAAGATAATGGCGTTCCAGTAGATGAAGCTGTTGCTCGGATCGTCGATCATATTCGAAACCACACGAACCAGTAA